Proteins from one Mycobacterium sp. EPa45 genomic window:
- a CDS encoding ribbon-helix-helix domain-containing protein, with protein sequence MTARRRTSADYADMADDYAAHPPTIDEVTSVEVSPAVLRKGRPAKGTPAAGKTPALPIRLPESIRTEIEHRVQAGESDSASELIRQAIVEYFDNHPVGSH encoded by the coding sequence ATGACCGCTCGCCGCCGCACAAGTGCCGATTACGCGGACATGGCCGACGACTACGCGGCCCACCCACCGACCATCGACGAAGTCACGTCGGTCGAAGTCAGTCCCGCAGTTCTCCGGAAAGGTCGCCCCGCCAAAGGGACGCCGGCGGCTGGCAAGACTCCGGCGCTGCCGATTCGACTCCCCGAGAGCATTCGAACCGAGATCGAGCACCGGGTCCAGGCGGGTGAGTCGGACTCGGCATCCGAACTCATTCGACAGGCCATCGTCGAGTACTTCGACAACCATCCCGTCGGATCGCATTAG
- a CDS encoding AlpA family transcriptional regulator, whose product MSVIDDGREMLTAQQVREITGVPVSTLHDWAAKRERGINAPGPHHLRLSDRHRRWALKDVQDWLDSTRV is encoded by the coding sequence GTGAGCGTTATCGATGACGGAAGGGAAATGCTTACAGCACAACAGGTTCGAGAGATTACTGGCGTGCCGGTATCAACCCTTCACGATTGGGCGGCCAAGCGGGAACGCGGCATCAACGCCCCCGGCCCACATCACTTGCGGCTCAGTGACCGGCATCGGCGCTGGGCGCTGAAAGACGTGCAGGACTGGCTGGATTCCACGCGCGTGTAG
- a CDS encoding site-specific integrase, giving the protein MAIIRRETRLGPRFDVEWRLPDRSKRRKTFKTEREARIFEAAIVTKTASGDVVDPRAGRITLAEVYAAWLPSRLDLSPKVRRGYEDIWRLRLQPRFGGWQVNKIDHQSIQKWVNEMAADGLSPRTLRWYHSVLKMCLDHAADDGQLLGRNPAARTKFPPMRQTTHTYLTAPEVAALTLICGDNGDIVALLAYTGLRFGELTGLNVEDVDLTARRIRVRRSITQVGGKLVEGNPKSAAGRRSIPIPQRVVPILEQRLAGRRPGEPAITSPQGSRLGLENWKRSVRWRESIVELGRPTLRVHDLRHTYASLARRAGADLRLLQKTMGHASITVTAHTYADLYDDELDDVASALDALDDRQVDHP; this is encoded by the coding sequence ATGGCTATCATTCGCCGTGAAACCCGCCTCGGCCCCCGATTCGACGTCGAATGGCGACTGCCTGACCGGTCAAAACGCCGCAAAACCTTCAAGACCGAACGCGAGGCGCGCATCTTCGAAGCGGCGATCGTCACCAAGACCGCGTCCGGTGACGTCGTCGACCCCCGGGCCGGGCGAATCACCTTGGCAGAGGTCTATGCAGCGTGGCTTCCGTCCCGGCTCGACCTGAGCCCCAAGGTGCGGCGGGGATATGAAGATATCTGGCGGCTGCGGCTGCAACCACGGTTCGGCGGATGGCAGGTCAACAAGATCGACCACCAGTCGATTCAGAAGTGGGTCAACGAGATGGCCGCCGACGGCCTGAGCCCCCGCACGCTGCGCTGGTATCACTCGGTGCTCAAGATGTGCCTGGACCATGCCGCCGACGACGGGCAGCTTCTCGGCCGAAATCCCGCCGCGCGCACCAAGTTTCCACCTATGCGCCAAACCACGCACACGTATCTCACCGCCCCCGAGGTCGCAGCACTCACACTGATCTGTGGCGACAACGGTGACATCGTGGCGCTGCTGGCCTACACAGGGCTGCGGTTCGGCGAACTGACCGGTCTCAACGTCGAGGACGTCGACCTCACGGCGCGCCGGATTCGCGTCCGGCGTTCGATCACCCAGGTCGGCGGCAAGCTTGTCGAGGGCAATCCGAAGTCAGCCGCCGGCCGCCGCTCTATCCCGATCCCCCAACGCGTCGTGCCGATCCTGGAGCAGCGTCTGGCGGGACGACGCCCGGGCGAACCGGCGATCACCTCGCCCCAGGGCTCACGGCTCGGCCTGGAGAACTGGAAGCGCTCCGTGCGCTGGCGGGAGTCGATCGTCGAGCTCGGCCGGCCCACGCTGCGCGTGCACGATCTGCGGCACACCTACGCGTCATTGGCACGAAGAGCCGGAGCGGATCTGCGCCTGCTGCAGAAGACGATGGGCCACGCATCGATCACCGTGACCGCCCATACGTATGCCGATCTCTACGACGACGAACTCGACGACGTGGCGTCGGCTCTCGATGCGCTCGACGACCGGCAGGTCGATCACCCCTGA